In one Mycobacteroides chelonae genomic region, the following are encoded:
- a CDS encoding TetR/AcrR family transcriptional regulator → MDRTMEAMGTRLGPDLTLNDVVSELDIAKPTFYRFFDGKSDLFWAIVDKVRDDLSARVPSAPALLLAPVAELTRMVLSEMVSYVDANPAVIRFVLRGQFSHRSDVDDRPQADVSKSAAKIVAMLQVWAPKTTVDMAKAEFHLYALLSACGGVCDWWLGSDVGAERTMPHAEFIDHLISLVTGSVSRFADDIGAVYDPDRLLAASFSSPNT, encoded by the coding sequence TGATGTTGTATCCGAACTAGATATCGCAAAGCCGACGTTCTATAGGTTCTTCGACGGCAAGTCAGATCTGTTTTGGGCGATCGTGGACAAGGTTCGGGATGATCTGTCGGCGCGTGTGCCATCGGCCCCGGCGTTGCTGCTCGCCCCTGTAGCGGAGCTGACGCGCATGGTTTTATCCGAGATGGTCAGCTATGTGGACGCGAACCCCGCAGTTATCCGGTTTGTCCTGCGCGGTCAATTTTCTCATCGGTCGGACGTGGACGACCGTCCACAGGCCGACGTTAGTAAGTCGGCAGCGAAAATCGTTGCGATGCTTCAGGTATGGGCGCCCAAGACGACGGTGGACATGGCGAAGGCCGAGTTCCATCTCTATGCCCTGTTGTCTGCGTGCGGCGGTGTGTGCGACTGGTGGCTCGGTTCAGACGTAGGCGCTGAGCGCACCATGCCCCACGCGGAATTCATCGACCATCTTATTTCGTTGGTGACGGGCTCAGTTTCCCGGTTCGCAGACGATATCGGGGCGGTATACGACCCGGACCGCCTGCTCGCCGCCAGCTTCAGCTCGCCTAATACCTGA
- a CDS encoding alpha/beta fold hydrolase encodes MNAVEAPSKYAFVHNGNTVIYTRAGAGPPILFLHNGGSSKEIWTEQTRALAGRYEVICMDLLGFGESDMPQTGYAIGDYVKLLSAFITHLDVGPIAVVGNCMGSAMTLLLAQRRPEIFRALVMINPLTANTARGGVVGWAFPFTTHLPRLSMLVARRLRVPKYLSRYIIAGQYGPRGWRRGLLKALPGAITAGATWTTRGRLASMAEMFADLTDFEAIDHMRPGPNFPPLAVVWGNANLGLSPRAGRTLNQTLQPDRAEFLPGCGHLPMMENPAAVTAIIDEFITDPRSIGAVAANFQPERAS; translated from the coding sequence ATGAACGCCGTTGAGGCTCCCTCGAAATACGCATTCGTCCACAATGGCAACACAGTCATCTACACCCGCGCTGGGGCCGGACCGCCGATTCTCTTCCTGCACAATGGCGGTTCTAGCAAGGAGATCTGGACCGAGCAGACCAGGGCGCTGGCAGGGCGCTATGAGGTTATCTGCATGGACCTGCTCGGGTTCGGCGAATCTGACATGCCGCAGACCGGCTACGCCATTGGCGATTATGTAAAGCTGTTGTCTGCCTTCATCACGCATCTGGATGTCGGCCCTATCGCAGTCGTTGGGAACTGCATGGGCAGCGCGATGACGCTGCTGCTGGCGCAACGTCGGCCGGAGATCTTTCGCGCGCTGGTCATGATCAACCCGTTGACTGCCAACACTGCCCGCGGAGGTGTCGTCGGATGGGCATTCCCTTTCACCACGCACCTGCCGCGCTTGTCGATGTTGGTGGCCCGTAGGCTCCGTGTCCCCAAGTATCTGTCCCGGTACATCATCGCTGGGCAGTACGGTCCGCGCGGATGGCGCCGCGGACTACTCAAGGCCCTGCCCGGCGCGATCACCGCAGGAGCCACCTGGACCACGCGGGGTCGCCTCGCATCGATGGCCGAGATGTTCGCGGACCTCACCGACTTCGAGGCCATCGACCACATGCGGCCGGGCCCGAACTTCCCACCACTGGCGGTGGTGTGGGGCAACGCCAACCTGGGTCTGTCGCCGCGCGCGGGACGCACCTTGAACCAGACGCTGCAGCCCGACCGAGCCGAGTTTCTGCCGGGCTGCGGACACCTTCCCATGATGGAGAATCCGGCCGCGGTCACCGCCATCATCGATGAATTCATCACCGATCCCCGATCCATCGGTGCGGTAGCCGCGAATTTCCAGCCCGAACGAGCATCCTAA
- a CDS encoding alpha/beta hydrolase: MASPDNVPSPVISVELPRRASRRLRLAHVLLGLTVRPLGDLAVWTQRHRLLPKALALWVTTRADRLLIVLPPPRGTKLQRNDFPDFRAEWVWDPAVANAPEAATGAVLYFHGGALLSCGLNSHRRIVARMSTATGLPVYNVEYRQIPEAHITQTVDDCVRAYRRLLEIGISPDRIVLAGDSAGGGLVFSTALAIRDRALPTPAALVTIAPFANYDSTARLQHPNNKIDPALSAGVLALPVTWGMQVNGRLNPTWSPVNHDFKGLPPTLIQVGSTEVLLADAYEVAARCVEAGVPLRFQLWDHALHVFHAGADVLPDARQAFSEIGKFVREVLGEAQCADSTTTLTIVGTTPA; this comes from the coding sequence ATGGCTTCGCCCGATAACGTCCCATCCCCCGTGATATCCGTGGAGTTGCCCCGCCGTGCCAGTCGGCGACTGCGCCTAGCGCACGTTCTACTCGGACTCACCGTACGCCCGCTGGGCGACCTCGCGGTATGGACCCAACGCCATCGTCTGCTGCCGAAGGCTTTGGCACTGTGGGTGACCACCCGGGCTGACCGGCTGCTGATCGTATTGCCACCACCGCGTGGAACCAAGCTGCAGCGCAACGATTTTCCCGATTTTCGTGCCGAGTGGGTATGGGACCCCGCCGTCGCGAACGCCCCGGAAGCCGCGACCGGTGCGGTGCTGTACTTTCACGGGGGCGCACTACTGAGTTGCGGGCTCAACAGCCACCGCCGCATCGTCGCGCGCATGTCGACTGCGACGGGGTTGCCCGTCTACAACGTCGAGTACCGACAAATTCCCGAGGCCCACATAACTCAGACTGTCGACGATTGTGTGCGCGCCTACCGGCGCCTACTCGAGATCGGGATCTCACCGGATCGCATTGTGTTAGCCGGCGATTCGGCCGGTGGCGGATTGGTCTTCAGTACCGCGCTGGCCATCCGGGACCGCGCACTGCCCACCCCCGCCGCCCTGGTGACCATAGCGCCCTTCGCCAACTACGACAGCACCGCCCGCCTGCAGCACCCCAACAACAAGATCGATCCGGCGCTTTCCGCAGGTGTCCTGGCGCTACCGGTCACCTGGGGCATGCAGGTAAACGGCAGGCTCAACCCGACCTGGTCTCCGGTCAATCACGATTTCAAGGGATTGCCGCCGACGTTAATCCAGGTGGGATCCACCGAGGTACTCCTCGCCGACGCCTACGAGGTGGCCGCGCGGTGCGTCGAGGCGGGCGTGCCCCTTCGGTTTCAACTCTGGGACCACGCACTGCATGTCTTTCATGCCGGTGCCGATGTACTTCCCGATGCGCGGCAGGCATTTTCGGAAATTGGAAAGTTTGTCCGAGAGGTCTTGGGAGAGGCGCAATGCGCCGACAGCACCACGACACTCACCATTGTGGGAACAACACCGGCATGA